One Lytechinus variegatus isolate NC3 chromosome 14, Lvar_3.0, whole genome shotgun sequence genomic region harbors:
- the LOC121427788 gene encoding alpha-(1,3)-fucosyltransferase 4-like, with the protein MRVTDWYFYSEQPSMGRECFIQMFFCVIVCSSLMMVFVFSANESVKVWRKSQNGLGENALGSSTRLLSEDGRNDLYAGQIKRSRAIKGFSKPSSNSSDGADFVVNHANGSTSYTENRVLYKFYKASQDPSYDCVIRILKHHRPLDEEVYMNNEEWVRSSCEGTPCSIEVRYSLDLRDFWDSDVVVLMEGAFGSYEWKYLLRAKPPGQMWMLYSKECPVHEPQLSPPSDLFSGNPYNLSMTYRSGSDIYNPYGYFVRDRPCGVKNFKKSELMMWMASRCKPLGWERAKFVQSLKQHLNVHTYGRCGTLDCPKNDRDICLSKMRMYKFYLSLENSECAEYITEKMWRNAFDNGMIPVVYGARKEDYQRLAPPDSFIHLNDFSTMEEFVEYINLLDRNETLYNKYFEWRKLGRVSYGEGRKTTMQPSGLCKLTKKLVEIGKDPQNSWRARNPNFRKWWTGSCEHQKELLGVRI; encoded by the coding sequence ATGAGAGTGACTGATTGGTATTTTTACTCCGAGCAACCTTCGATGGGGCGAGAATGTTTTATCCAAATGTTTTTCTGTGTAATCGTCTGCTCATCTCTGATGATGGTGTTCGTATTTAGTGCTAATGAATCCGTGAAAGTCTGGAGAAAGTCGCAAAATGGCCTTGGCGAAAACGCTTTAGGTTCCTCGACGCGATTGCTCTCAGAAGATGGACGTAACGACTTGTATGCTGGACAGATCAAGAGATCTAGAGCCATCAAAGGGTTCAGCAAACCTTCAAGCAATTCTTCAGATGGGGCGGACTTTGTTGTCAACCATGCCAATGGTTCAACCTCGTATACTGAAAACCGTGTGCTCTATAAGTTTTATAAAGCAAGCCAAGATCCTTCTTACGATTGCGTCATCAGGATTCTCAAGCACCACAGACCACTCGATGAGGAGGTTTACATGAACAACGAGGAATGGGTCAGGTCTAGCTGTGAGGGCACACCTTGCAGTATAGAAGTGAGATACAGTCTTGATTTGAGAGATTTCTGGGATTCGGATGTAGTGGTATTGATGGAGGGGGCGTTCGGTAGCTACGAGTGGAAGTATCTCCTTAGGGCGAAGCCTCCAGGACAAATGTGGATGCTGTATTCCAAAGAGTGTCCTGTTCATGAGCCACAGTTAAGTCCTCCGTCGGATTTATTTTCAGGTAACCCTTACAACCTTAGCATGACGTACCGATCAGGGTCAGACATCTACAACCCGTATGGATACTTCGTACGAGATCGACCTTGTGGTGTAAAGAATTTTAAGAAGTCAGAGTTGATGATGTGGATGGCATCTCGATGTAAACCGCTGGGATGGGAACGAGCAAAGTTTGTCCAATCCTTGAAGCAACATCTGAATGTCCACACCTACGGGCGTTGTGGTACGTTGGATTGTCCGAAGAATGACCGGGACATCTGCCTGTCGAAGATGAGAATGTACAAGTTTTACCTTTCACTTGAAAATAGTGAATGTGCTGAGTACATCACCGAAAAAATGTGGAGGAATGCCTTCGACAATGGCATGATCCCCGTCGTATATGGGGCAAGAAAAGAAGATTATCAAAGGTTGGCGCCGCCCGATTCTTTCATTCATCTTAACGACTTCAGTACGATGGAAGAATTTGTGGAGTACATCAATTTATTGGATCGGAATGAGACGCTCTACAACAAATATTTCGAGTGGAGGAAGCTGGGAAGGGTTTCTTATGGCGAAGGGAGAAAAACAACAATGCAACCTTCAGGACTCTGTAAGTTGACAAAGAAGCTGGTGGAGATCGGAAAGGACCCACAGAATTCATGGAGAGCTCGAAATCCTAATTTTAGAAAATGGTGGACTGGTTCATGTGAACATCAGAAAGAACTCTTAGGTGTGAGAATATAG